The following proteins are encoded in a genomic region of Alnus glutinosa chromosome 8, dhAlnGlut1.1, whole genome shotgun sequence:
- the LOC133875163 gene encoding NAC transcription factor 32-like — MEELQEKPVGFRFHPTDEELVFYYLERRVNGEPLPPNVVTDCEMYGDKEPWKIFDKDSNERFYVFTKLKRRSRGRIERAVGCGTWKGQNKKKIMDGDKHVGYKKMLVFEAKEQEGTANGHWIMHEFSLLEEKNMMMDDDDEYNFNVQNTIKVNTCNQNPKRRRIITSLTEEAPRENLVSSTIDTFTQELENEENNIQEMINELWEEHPAPINYVLPMGNGLDANLQVMQPYDQYFN, encoded by the exons ATGGAAGAACTCCAAGAAAAACCGGTAGGATTTCGCTTTCACCCAACTGATGAAGAGCTAGTGTTCTATTACCTTGAGAGGAGAGTGAATGGAGAGCCACTGCCTCCCAACGTTGTCACCGACTGTGAAATGTACGGCGACAAAGAGCCATGGAAGATTTTCGACAAAGACTCGAATGAACGTTTCTATGTCTTCACCAAGCTGAAAAGGAGGAGCAGGGGAAGGATTGAAAGGGCTGTTGGGTGCGGTACGTGGAAAggtcaaaacaagaaaaagatcaTGGATGGTGACAAACATGTTGGGTACAAAAAAATGCTCGTATTCGAAGCCAAGGAGCAGGAGGGCACCGCTAACGGCCACTGGATCATGCACGAATTTTCTTTGCTGGAGGAAAAA AACATGATgatggatgatgatgatgaatatAATTTTAACGTACA AAATACTATAAAAGTCAACACTTGCAATCAGAACCCAAAAAGGAGACGAATCATTACCAGCTTAACAGAAGAAGCTCCAAGGGAAAATTTGGTTTCAAGTACTATAGATACATTTACCCAAGAacttgaaaatgaagaaaacaacattcaAGAAATGATCAATGAATTATGGGAAGAACATCCTGCACCTATCAATTATGTTTTGCCCATGGGAAATGGGTTGGATGCCAATCTACAGGTTATGCAACCATATGATCAATACTTTAATTAA
- the LOC133875162 gene encoding NAC transcription factor 32-like encodes MEELQETPVGFRFHPTDEELVFYYLERRVNGEPLPPNVVTDCEMYGDKEPWKIFDKDSNERFYVFTKLKRRSRGRIERAVGCGTWKGQNKKKIMDGDKHVGYKKMLVFEAKEQEGTANGHWIMHEFSLLEEKFNDFVLCDIRNTLKVNTCNHNPERRRIITNLIEEAPRENLVSSTIDTFTQVLENEENSIQEMIDELWEEHPAPINYVLPMGNGLDANL; translated from the exons ATGGAAGAACTCCAAGAAACACCGGTAGGATTTCGCTTTCACCCAACTGATGAAGAGCTAGTGTTCTATTACCTTGAGAGGAGAGTGAATGGAGAGCCACTGCCTCCCAACGTTGTCACCGACTGTGAAATGTACGGCGACAAAGAGCCATGGAAGATTTTCGACAAAGACTCGAATGAACGTTTCTATGTCTTCACCAAGCTGAAAAGGAGGAGCAGGGGAAGGATTGAAAGGGCTGTTGGGTGCGGTACGTGGAAAggtcaaaacaagaaaaagatcaTGGATGGTGACAAACATGTTGGGTACAAAAAAATGCTCGTATTCGAAGCCAAGGAGCAGGAGGGCACCGCTAACGGCCACTGGATCATGCACGAATTTTCTTTGCTGGAGGAAAAA TTCAATGATTTTGTCCTATGTGATATCAGAAATACTCTGAAAGTCAACACTTGCAATCATAACCCAGAAAGGAGACGAATCATTACCAACTTAATAGAAGAAGCTCCCAGGGAAAATTTGGTTTCAAGTACTATAGATACATTTACCCAAGTacttgaaaatgaagaaaacagCATTCAAGAAATGATCGATGAATTATGGGAAGAACATCCTGCACCTATCAATTATGTTTTGCCCATGGGAAACGGGTTGGATGCCAATCTATAG
- the LOC133876039 gene encoding NAC transcription factor 32-like yields the protein MEELQETPVGFRFHPTDEELVFYYLERRVNGEPLPPNVVTDCEMYGDKEPWKIFDKDSNERFYVFTKLKRRSRGRIERAVGCGTWKGQNKKKIMDGDKHVGYKKMLVFEAKEQEGPANGHWIMHEFSLLEEKVSK from the coding sequence ATGGAAGAACTCCAAGAAACACCGGTAGGATTTCGCTTTCACCCAACTGATGAAGAGCTAGTGTTCTATTACCTTGAGAGGAGAGTGAATGGAGAGCCACTGCCTCCCAACGTTGTCACCGACTGTGAAATGTACGGCGACAAAGAGCCATGGAAGATTTTCGACAAAGACTCGAATGAACGTTTCTATGTCTTCACCAAGCTGAAAAGGAGGAGCAGGGGAAGGATTGAAAGGGCTGTTGGGTGCGGTACGTGGAAAggtcaaaacaagaaaaagatcaTGGATGGTGACAAACATGTTGGGTACAAAAAAATGCTCGTATTCGAAGCCAAGGAGCAGGAGGGCCCCGCTAACGGCCACTGGATCATGCACGAATTTTCTTTGCTGGAGGAAAAAGTAAGTAAGTAA